Proteins from one Brevibacillus humidisoli genomic window:
- a CDS encoding adenylate/guanylate cyclase domain-containing protein, with protein MKKTLVQLLLIAVLISSVGAFAYRYKQEYAYSPVLRDIPLEALSKVVVDGSGNLYTINQSNEDRYHDSDESIVKLDPAGRIQYQLPQQTGENGTYYNFEDVAADPAGNLYILRAVVDFEDLHVRAEEIVRHHSDGRTDQVVYRREYERGQYYVRGNIQALQYRDGSLSFLSVDDQYVEMLQIDLANPSQPELLRLQLPENSYAYQVAGSEPDKIIYSTRQGEIYWLQRDGTTRRVYPLAGETVRAVPESLRLDDNGDIYFLTHTDQLLRRTNLHHPDRLETLLSRDSLTKWRLETSALAADLALGDDNSVIVAFSDRVFKLDKQGKIQHVMDKAVYDGKTLAFRLLLWSLLLVIAGLTVYGGRLLYVRVMGRKVSIILKQIIVLVPVIAAGMLYLSYTISSTFGEQLEEEVLRDIELFGYDGALLIEPELLKQMKSPQQYMGPVYQELKEAMDSVFEETVDMMDSGFYNRLYKFENERLYLIMDDEGTNMFTPFPLDPDRRAALQANELFTSEEASHKAKQVYALVPLFDEQENLTGVYEVGRHTNGFLRDSEAVSFTITMKIITIFVLILLGLIVMTIYVLLSIRKLRNGVQGFADGNLDAVVTIRSRDEVEELGHQFNQMAERIREQMSQMMALHEASYRFVPQQFIEHLGKNSIIDLQMGDHVKQEMTILTANIRSFHLLVQEMTTEQNFRFINAFLRTFSPIITKHGGIVSEYLGSGILALFPQQGGQAVEAAVAMREQLHLFNEKRGREGKKAIEIGIAIHSGPLMLGIIGEEERVEGKVISDEVNRTASLEGLTETLGASILISEAGLFAAGGLQPYSCRNLGMVQVEQGREPILLYDVYQGDADRMRQRKAYTKDWFEEAILLYQQGRFFDAREGFLRVIRHNPLDKAAKHYFFLSDQYYQSGTGKDWNGSLTLAVPPMTEKSVVI; from the coding sequence GTGAAAAAAACGCTCGTCCAACTGTTGTTGATTGCTGTTCTCATAAGCTCTGTTGGAGCATTTGCTTACCGGTATAAACAGGAATATGCCTACTCTCCCGTGTTGCGAGACATCCCTCTAGAGGCGTTGTCCAAGGTGGTGGTGGACGGTTCGGGCAACCTCTACACCATCAACCAGTCCAACGAGGACAGATATCACGATTCTGACGAGTCGATCGTGAAGCTGGACCCCGCAGGTAGGATTCAATACCAACTCCCGCAGCAAACCGGGGAGAATGGTACGTATTACAACTTTGAAGATGTGGCGGCGGATCCCGCGGGAAATCTCTACATTCTCAGGGCAGTTGTCGATTTCGAAGACCTGCATGTGAGAGCGGAGGAGATCGTCCGCCATCACTCAGACGGCCGGACCGATCAGGTGGTCTACAGGCGGGAATATGAGAGAGGACAATACTATGTGAGAGGAAACATCCAAGCTCTACAGTACCGTGACGGTTCGCTCTCCTTTCTTTCGGTAGATGACCAATATGTAGAGATGCTTCAAATCGATCTCGCCAACCCTTCACAACCCGAACTGCTACGGCTTCAGTTGCCGGAGAACAGTTACGCTTATCAGGTGGCTGGCAGCGAACCTGACAAAATCATTTATTCGACCAGACAGGGAGAGATTTACTGGCTGCAGCGGGATGGCACTACCAGACGAGTCTATCCGTTGGCAGGAGAAACGGTTCGGGCAGTACCCGAAAGCCTCCGACTGGATGACAATGGGGATATCTACTTTCTTACGCATACGGATCAACTGCTGCGTCGCACCAATCTCCACCACCCCGATCGTTTGGAGACACTGCTCTCACGTGATTCGTTGACGAAATGGAGACTGGAAACCTCCGCGCTGGCAGCAGACCTCGCACTAGGTGACGACAATAGTGTTATCGTTGCGTTTTCCGACAGGGTGTTCAAGCTGGACAAGCAGGGGAAGATTCAGCATGTAATGGACAAAGCAGTATATGACGGAAAAACGTTGGCTTTTCGCTTGCTGCTGTGGTCGCTGCTGCTCGTCATTGCGGGTTTGACTGTTTATGGGGGGAGATTGTTGTATGTTCGGGTGATGGGGCGAAAAGTGTCGATCATCCTCAAACAAATCATCGTGCTGGTTCCGGTTATTGCTGCCGGAATGCTGTATCTCTCCTATACCATCAGCTCCACATTTGGGGAGCAGTTGGAAGAGGAAGTGCTGCGGGATATCGAGTTGTTTGGCTATGATGGGGCACTCTTGATCGAACCTGAACTGCTGAAACAGATGAAATCGCCGCAGCAGTACATGGGACCGGTATATCAAGAGCTCAAGGAAGCGATGGACAGCGTGTTTGAAGAGACGGTCGATATGATGGACAGCGGATTCTACAATCGTTTGTACAAGTTTGAGAACGAACGCTTGTACCTGATCATGGATGATGAAGGAACCAATATGTTTACGCCCTTCCCGCTGGACCCTGATCGGCGGGCGGCATTGCAAGCCAATGAACTGTTCACGAGTGAAGAGGCGTCCCATAAAGCAAAGCAGGTGTACGCACTCGTTCCGCTGTTTGATGAGCAGGAAAATCTGACAGGTGTCTACGAAGTGGGCAGACATACCAACGGTTTCCTCAGAGACTCCGAAGCAGTCTCGTTTACGATCACGATGAAAATCATCACCATTTTTGTTCTGATCCTGCTAGGGTTGATCGTGATGACGATCTATGTCCTACTCTCCATCCGCAAACTGAGAAACGGTGTCCAAGGATTTGCCGATGGCAACCTGGATGCTGTCGTCACCATTCGTTCCAGAGACGAGGTGGAGGAGTTGGGCCATCAGTTTAACCAGATGGCGGAGCGGATTCGCGAGCAGATGAGCCAGATGATGGCGCTTCATGAAGCTAGCTACCGATTTGTGCCGCAGCAGTTCATCGAGCACCTGGGGAAAAACAGCATTATCGATTTGCAGATGGGTGATCACGTCAAGCAGGAGATGACCATCCTCACTGCAAACATCCGTTCGTTCCACCTGCTGGTGCAGGAGATGACCACGGAGCAAAACTTTCGCTTTATCAACGCGTTTTTACGTACGTTTAGTCCGATCATCACCAAGCATGGAGGAATCGTCAGTGAATACCTTGGATCGGGTATCCTCGCCTTGTTTCCACAACAGGGAGGACAGGCGGTTGAAGCAGCTGTTGCGATGCGCGAGCAATTGCATCTGTTCAACGAAAAACGTGGGCGCGAGGGAAAAAAAGCGATTGAGATCGGAATTGCCATTCACAGTGGCCCCTTGATGTTGGGTATCATCGGGGAAGAGGAACGCGTGGAAGGGAAAGTGATTTCCGACGAAGTGAATCGGACTGCTTCGTTGGAGGGGCTGACTGAGACCTTGGGGGCATCCATTCTGATTAGTGAAGCCGGTCTCTTTGCTGCCGGAGGTCTGCAGCCGTATTCATGCCGCAATCTGGGCATGGTCCAAGTCGAGCAAGGCCGCGAACCGATTCTCCTCTACGATGTCTATCAGGGAGACGCAGACCGTATGCGTCAGAGAAAAGCATACACAAAGGACTGGTTTGAGGAGGCGATCCTACTCTATCAGCAGGGGAGGTTTTTTGACGCGCGTGAAGGGTTCCTGCGAGTGATCAGACACAACCCGCTCGATAAGGCGGCCAAGCACTACTTTTTTCTCAGTGATCAGTACTATCAGAGCGGCACCGGGAAGGATTGGAACGGCAGTCTCACCTTGGCTGTTCCGCCCATGACGGAAAAGAGCGTCGTAATCTGA
- a CDS encoding DUF4280 domain-containing protein, translating into MGFLVCQGANMQCSFGNAPAVLSVLPTNRVTTSTPLANIMDNKPMVNIPPFGMCNSMANPQVASATAANKGVLTPQPCVPVTVAPWAPGAPTVLIANVPALNNSSKLMCNWGGMIQITNPGQTTIQAP; encoded by the coding sequence ATGGGATTCTTGGTCTGCCAAGGGGCAAACATGCAATGCAGTTTTGGCAACGCTCCAGCCGTACTTTCCGTGCTGCCGACAAATCGGGTGACCACTTCCACCCCTCTTGCAAACATCATGGACAACAAACCTATGGTCAACATTCCTCCGTTCGGGATGTGCAATTCAATGGCCAATCCACAGGTTGCTTCTGCTACAGCGGCCAACAAAGGTGTTCTCACCCCTCAACCTTGTGTTCCGGTAACAGTGGCCCCCTGGGCTCCGGGAGCACCAACTGTGCTGATCGCCAATGTGCCGGCACTGAACAATTCCTCCAAGCTGATGTGCAATTGGGGCGGCATGATCCAGATCACCAATCCCGGACAGACAACGATACAAGCACCTTAG
- a CDS encoding phage tail protein has protein sequence MNDQSRFFTCNKPSDWHKGTSENLQVTERGLLLQQVEEWAADRILSLGTLFGEEHTAVSDLAVARGERFVILDEQANVKIYDYRNEHVDVLFLSGHGLFTPQAQIVCHEPILYLADPLGERKLAAYALANGQALWTLSEWNGFPFCPLALTVDSGQNLYAVVPLDGGGVGDRPVLPAGVSLGVVKVNRAGQVIAVYRNDLLRLDRPHSVHSLRQRFHLTMAASRLCLFDSDRKTLYTLLPDQGLQPFCTLLDPLPYAGFVADTEGYLYFGSGRDRKPWEEDTRFLVKLSQDGHSTEKVSAYRGHADKLLLGESNRLYLFDRERNCLTILQLKPRSMDWPVTGQAEGVYLSASFDSTQAETIWHRLTLTADIPGDTQIRVSYIAADHKHVTAADRTIPDLDQLIRDPDTPFAEKLRLLDPLWSTPLINPRDALFFEAKGRYLWLKIELMGSKYHTPQLQKLHVYFPRTSYLSYLPGVYQENEASRDFLERFFALFGGFLEGMDEQIEHVSRYFDVDTVPSDFLAWLAAWLGIVVDDRWPKQQVRELIRQAPELYRLRGTRYGIERIIELYLGEKPLIVEPFQLKRMRQMMPVAPLVKQLYGDDPYTFSVLVRQERLGSEKERMIVQRLLEEQKPAFTEAKLVVLQPWMYLDQHTYLGINTYLSEPSLMLLDNKSVIPSDTLLTDLDRDNRIGIHTRLQLDSQLE, from the coding sequence GTGAACGATCAATCTCGCTTTTTTACCTGCAATAAGCCATCAGATTGGCATAAGGGTACAAGCGAAAATCTACAGGTGACAGAAAGGGGGCTGCTTCTCCAGCAGGTAGAAGAGTGGGCTGCTGATCGCATCCTTTCTCTCGGTACGCTCTTTGGAGAGGAGCATACCGCTGTCAGTGATCTGGCGGTAGCGAGAGGGGAACGATTCGTCATCCTGGATGAGCAAGCCAACGTGAAGATATACGACTATCGCAACGAGCACGTGGACGTCCTGTTTTTGTCCGGGCATGGTCTGTTTACGCCGCAGGCACAGATTGTCTGTCACGAACCGATTCTCTATCTGGCTGATCCACTCGGAGAACGAAAGCTGGCCGCCTATGCACTAGCCAACGGTCAAGCGCTGTGGACGTTGAGCGAGTGGAACGGGTTCCCTTTTTGTCCACTCGCCCTAACAGTGGACAGTGGGCAGAACCTTTATGCAGTCGTACCCCTTGATGGAGGCGGAGTGGGAGACAGGCCGGTATTGCCTGCTGGTGTTTCACTAGGGGTAGTGAAAGTGAACCGAGCCGGTCAAGTAATCGCCGTCTACCGGAATGATCTACTGCGATTGGACCGACCGCACAGTGTTCACAGTCTGCGGCAACGATTTCACTTGACGATGGCAGCGAGCCGTCTCTGCTTGTTTGACAGCGATCGCAAGACATTGTACACCCTGTTGCCTGACCAGGGGCTGCAGCCATTCTGCACGCTGCTTGACCCGCTTCCGTACGCTGGCTTTGTGGCAGATACAGAGGGGTATCTCTACTTTGGCAGTGGACGGGATCGGAAACCTTGGGAAGAAGACACGCGATTTCTCGTAAAGCTTAGCCAAGACGGCCATTCCACAGAAAAGGTATCAGCGTACCGCGGTCATGCTGACAAGCTGTTGCTGGGTGAGAGCAATCGGCTTTATCTGTTTGATCGGGAGAGGAACTGTCTGACCATCCTGCAGCTGAAACCGAGATCGATGGATTGGCCTGTCACCGGACAAGCGGAGGGTGTGTACCTCTCTGCTTCTTTTGACAGTACCCAAGCGGAGACGATCTGGCATCGGCTCACCCTGACTGCAGACATTCCGGGAGATACCCAAATCCGGGTCAGCTATATCGCAGCTGATCACAAACATGTCACGGCTGCCGATCGCACTATTCCTGACCTGGATCAGTTGATCAGAGACCCCGATACCCCGTTTGCCGAGAAACTGCGACTGCTGGACCCGCTTTGGTCAACCCCGTTGATAAATCCGAGAGATGCACTGTTCTTTGAGGCCAAAGGCCGTTATCTCTGGTTGAAGATCGAACTGATGGGAAGCAAGTACCATACGCCGCAGCTGCAAAAGCTCCACGTCTACTTTCCGCGCACTTCCTATCTCTCCTACTTACCGGGAGTGTATCAGGAAAACGAGGCCAGCCGAGACTTTCTGGAACGATTCTTCGCGCTGTTCGGGGGCTTCCTGGAGGGGATGGACGAGCAGATTGAGCACGTATCCCGCTACTTTGACGTGGACACAGTGCCGTCCGATTTTCTTGCTTGGCTCGCCGCCTGGTTGGGGATTGTCGTCGATGACCGTTGGCCAAAACAGCAGGTACGGGAGTTGATTCGACAAGCACCGGAGTTGTATCGACTGCGTGGAACCAGGTACGGGATTGAGCGCATCATCGAACTGTATCTCGGTGAAAAACCACTGATCGTCGAACCATTTCAACTGAAGCGGATGCGTCAGATGATGCCGGTTGCCCCTTTGGTCAAGCAGTTGTACGGAGACGATCCCTACACCTTTTCCGTTCTCGTCAGACAAGAGCGGCTCGGCAGTGAGAAAGAGCGGATGATCGTCCAGCGACTGCTGGAGGAGCAGAAACCCGCCTTTACCGAGGCGAAGCTGGTGGTCCTCCAGCCTTGGATGTATCTCGATCAGCATACCTATCTGGGAATCAACACCTACCTCTCGGAACCGTCATTGATGCTGCTGGACAACAAGTCAGTCATCCCGTCGGACACTCTGCTGACCGATCTTGACCGTGACAATCGGATCGGCATTCACACCAGGCTGCAGCTGGATTCACAGTTGGAGTAA